A window of Limosilactobacillus reuteri genomic DNA:
AGATTCCAGTTAATCGGCTGACTGCTATCACTGGTTTTTCGGGTGCTGGTAAAACAAGCCTGATCCTTGATAGCTTAGTTCCCGCTATCCATGCTCAAGCAAATGGGGTTAAATTACCTTCACAAGTTAGCAAATTATCAAGTCCGTTAAAGGAAGTAGTAAGTGTTGATGCAGCGCCAATCGGTAAAACTAACCGTTCAACCGTCGCAACTTATACCAGTATTATGGATAATCTGCGGAAGTTATTTGCAGCCCAGCCTTTAGCCAAAGAGAAACACTATACACCTTCTTACTTTTCTTATAATAATAAGCAGGGAGCATGTCCAACGTGTGGGGGCGTGGGGGTCGTAACCCTTGATATTCAATTCTTGCCAGATATGCAACAGACTTGTCCGACATGTGGGGGAAGCCGATACAATGAAGAAATTCAAAAAGTTAAGTGGCAGGGATATTCAATTGTTGATCTCTTAAAATTAGATGTTCGGGCAGCGATGAGTGTATTTAAGGAAGTTCCGAAAATTGCTCGTGAACTTCAATTATTAGATGAAGTGGGCTTAGGGTACCTGCACTTAGGCGAAAGTACGCCTAGCCTTTCTGGTGGTGAGGCACAGCGCTTAAAACTTGTTAAACACCTTAATCATAATCAAAGCGAAACGTTATTTGTATTTGATGAACCAACTATTGGCTTGCATCCCCTTGATGTTAAAACTCTGTTAGCAGTAATGCAGCAATTACTTGATCGAGGAGCGACAATCATTACTATTACTCATGACTTAAATTTGATTATTAACGCAGATTATATGCTTGATATGGGTCCGCGTGGTGGTAGTAATGGTGGAAAAATTGTTGCTCAGGGGGATCCGTTAGCCCTTATTCAAAAGCCAGAAAGTTTAACCAGCAAATATTTGGCAGAATATTGGTCAAGATTTAATTAAAATTAAAGGCTCCAAACATTCGGATTTTCCGGACATTTGGAGCCTTGTTTTTTCTTAAGTTAATTATTTTGTTGCTGCTTTTTCTTCATGGTTTTGCCAGATTTTGCGAACGAGTAAATAACAGCCAATTAGAATTAAAATAGCGATTGCGACACCGATCAGTCGTCTAATATTACCCTTGAAAATAGCATCCCCACCAAAGGCATAGAGAAATGAAGTCGGAGCCATTCCCACGGTTACCATCGCCAAGTAGTGTTTCCGACTAACATTTAAGCGGGCACCAGCGTAGTTTACAAGTACACTAGGGATAACCGGAATCATAAAACCGATGGTAAGTGCAATTAACGGATGCTTTTGCTGCAAGAGGTAATGAAGGATCTTGTTTTTCTTTACCCGTTTGGAGAGGTTAATTTTACGAATTATACTCATTACAGTAGAGTTTCCTAAAATGTTTCCAACCCAATTAATCAGAAAACCAACAATTGGTCCATAACATAACCCAGCAAAGATACAAACAAC
This region includes:
- a CDS encoding VTT domain-containing protein — translated: MKERKLSKTWLIGVAIILAVIVLYFIYRTYKPEIDLLLDFNAHNKAKLLHMVRSHGFTDIFLLVALIGILNAIPGMSNSVVCIFAGLCYGPIVGFLINWVGNILGNSTVMSIIRKINLSKRVKKNKILHYLLQQKHPLIALTIGFMIPVIPSVLVNYAGARLNVSRKHYLAMVTVGMAPTSFLYAFGGDAIFKGNIRRLIGVAIAILILIGCYLLVRKIWQNHEEKAATK